In Bacteroidota bacterium, one genomic interval encodes:
- a CDS encoding riboflavin synthase, with product MFSGIVETLGSVCTLRHEAGNLHIEVEAVFNGELKIDQSIAHNGACLTVVALTENTYTVTAIAETLRKTNLGNLQPGSKINLERCIRLGDRLDGHIVQGHVDLTAMCKEVKDDNGSWIFRFGFDAASGFVTVPKGSVCVNGVSLTVVDSLPGEFSVAIIPYTWEHTNFHLLKAGDVVNLEFDIIGKYVAALAKPHQ from the coding sequence ATGTTTTCAGGAATAGTAGAAACGCTGGGCAGCGTGTGCACACTGCGCCACGAAGCAGGCAACCTTCATATTGAAGTAGAAGCCGTATTTAACGGTGAATTGAAAATTGACCAGAGCATTGCACATAACGGTGCCTGCTTAACGGTGGTGGCGCTTACAGAAAACACCTACACCGTTACCGCCATTGCCGAAACACTTCGCAAAACCAATCTTGGCAACCTGCAGCCCGGCAGTAAAATCAATCTCGAACGCTGCATCCGTCTCGGCGACCGCCTCGACGGGCACATTGTGCAGGGGCATGTGGATTTAACTGCCATGTGCAAAGAAGTAAAAGATGATAACGGCAGCTGGATTTTCCGGTTTGGCTTCGATGCGGCTTCGGGGTTTGTAACTGTACCCAAAGGCTCTGTGTGTGTGAATGGTGTAAGCCTTACCGTAGTGGATAGTTTGCCCGGTGAGTTTTCAGTGGCCATTATTCCTTATACCTGGGAGCATACCAATTTTCATCTGCTCAAAGCCGGCGATGTGGTGAATCTTGAGTTTGATATTATCGGAAAATATGTGGCCGCACTGGCAAAACCGCATCAGTAA